A single region of the Paraburkholderia megapolitana genome encodes:
- the ybgF gene encoding tol-pal system protein YbgF, with amino-acid sequence MTHRFFRLRIATAAAACAAGMVLVTVPAHAGIFDDDQARQAILDLRTKTDSLSSQLSAAQRTILDQSNRLDQLNQQVATLRGQNEDMANQLTTLQKQQKDYYTDLDGRLKKFEPQQQTVDGVQGTVQPGETDAFNAASQQFRAGDFKTAASSFRSFIAKYPQSPYQPTAQFWLGNALYALRDYKGSTATWMGVVKNYPQHPRAADSLLAIANNQLEQGQKAAAKKTLEQIVAQYSGSDVAQSAQDKLSQIK; translated from the coding sequence ATGACGCATCGTTTCTTCCGGCTGCGAATTGCCACAGCCGCGGCCGCCTGTGCAGCGGGCATGGTCCTCGTGACCGTGCCTGCGCACGCGGGCATCTTCGACGACGACCAGGCCCGTCAGGCGATTCTCGACCTGCGCACGAAGACCGACAGCCTGTCGAGCCAGTTGTCCGCTGCACAACGCACGATCCTCGATCAGTCCAACCGTCTCGACCAGCTCAACCAGCAGGTCGCGACATTGCGCGGACAGAACGAGGACATGGCGAACCAGCTGACGACACTGCAGAAGCAGCAGAAGGACTACTACACCGACCTCGATGGCCGGCTGAAGAAGTTCGAGCCGCAGCAGCAGACAGTCGACGGCGTGCAGGGTACCGTGCAGCCCGGTGAAACGGATGCGTTCAACGCGGCGTCACAGCAGTTCCGTGCCGGCGACTTCAAGACCGCGGCCTCATCGTTTCGCAGCTTCATCGCGAAGTATCCGCAGAGCCCCTACCAGCCGACTGCGCAGTTCTGGCTCGGCAACGCGCTGTATGCATTGCGCGACTACAAGGGATCGACGGCGACGTGGATGGGTGTCGTGAAGAATTACCCGCAGCATCCGCGCGCGGCGGACTCGCTGCTGGCAATTGCGAACAATCAGCTCGAACAAGGTCAGAAGGCTGCGGCAAAGAAGACCCTCGAGCAGATCGTCGCGCAATACAGCGGTTCGGACGTTGCGCAGTCGGCGCAGGACAAGTTGTCGCAGATCAAGTAG
- a CDS encoding GspH/FimT family pseudopilin, with product MTPHVFPPQAYGGFTLAEMLVVVSLLAALAVLATPSFVAWHVRDQVDARARAMLSTLTYARSEALRRGVRVTVCRIDSAHRCLPVGEACRSGTLDWSCGWAVMAEQPGSTVLSALRVQPGLAAVSVNGTLSNLTFTPPAGQVIGGFRNFDVAPRSILRATQGNNWRRCIRIAAGGRPRISDGACGAAS from the coding sequence ATGACCCCCCATGTTTTTCCGCCGCAAGCGTACGGCGGCTTCACGCTTGCCGAAATGCTCGTCGTCGTCTCGCTGCTTGCCGCGCTTGCGGTTCTGGCTACGCCATCGTTTGTCGCGTGGCACGTGCGCGATCAGGTCGACGCCCGGGCGCGCGCGATGCTCTCCACACTCACCTACGCACGCAGCGAAGCGCTGCGGCGCGGCGTGCGCGTCACGGTGTGTCGCATCGATAGCGCGCATCGCTGTTTGCCGGTCGGCGAAGCCTGCCGCAGCGGTACCCTGGACTGGTCGTGCGGCTGGGCCGTGATGGCCGAGCAACCGGGTTCGACGGTGCTGTCCGCGTTGCGTGTGCAGCCGGGTCTCGCTGCAGTGAGCGTGAACGGCACCCTCAGCAATCTCACGTTCACGCCGCCGGCGGGACAGGTGATCGGCGGCTTTCGCAACTTCGATGTCGCGCCGCGTTCGATATTGCGCGCTACTCAGGGTAACAACTGGCGGCGTTGCATCAGGATTGCCGCCGGCGGTCGACCGCGTATTTCCGACGGTGCTTGTGGAGCTGCATCATGA
- the ybgC gene encoding tol-pal system-associated acyl-CoA thioesterase: MRGMNMSSSQPGTEIGFTWPIRVYYEDTDAGGIVYSANYLKFFERARTEWLRASGIDQRQLADETGTMFIVCSTALNYRAPARLDDLVTVISRVERLGRASVDFAQEAWRDDTLLATGNIRVGCVERAAFRPAAIPPPVLAALRRGPATTTGVSTTDD, from the coding sequence ATGCGCGGCATGAATATGTCCAGCAGCCAGCCCGGCACGGAAATTGGCTTCACGTGGCCGATCCGGGTGTATTACGAAGATACCGATGCCGGCGGCATTGTGTACTCGGCGAATTACCTGAAGTTTTTCGAGCGTGCGCGCACCGAATGGTTGCGCGCATCCGGAATCGACCAGCGGCAACTCGCCGACGAAACCGGCACGATGTTCATCGTGTGCAGCACCGCGCTCAATTACCGGGCGCCGGCGCGGCTCGACGACCTCGTCACCGTGATCAGCAGGGTCGAGCGGCTTGGCCGCGCATCCGTCGATTTCGCGCAGGAAGCCTGGCGCGACGACACGCTGCTCGCCACCGGCAACATCCGGGTCGGCTGCGTCGAACGTGCTGCGTTCAGACCTGCCGCCATTCCTCCACCGGTGCTCGCCGCATTGCGGCGCGGACCAGCTACGACGACCGGCGTGTCAACGACAGACGACTGA
- the tolQ gene encoding protein TolQ translates to MNTTQDLSIVSLVLNASLLAQAVMALLLLLSLLSWTFIFRKWFAIRRARAQTERFEREFWSGGDLQALYQSAANNRHSIGALERIFESGMREFLKGKEKRLNDPGAILDGARRAMRAAFQREMDVLEANLAFLASVGSVSPYIGLFGTVWGIMNAFRGLANVQQATLANVAPGIAEALTATAIGLFAAIPAVVAYNRYAHDIDRLAIRFETFIEEFSNILQRQAH, encoded by the coding sequence ATGAACACTACCCAAGATCTATCGATCGTATCCCTCGTTCTCAACGCGAGCCTGCTGGCCCAGGCCGTGATGGCGCTGCTGCTGCTGCTGTCGCTGTTGTCGTGGACATTCATCTTCCGCAAGTGGTTTGCGATCCGCCGCGCACGCGCGCAGACGGAGCGTTTCGAACGCGAGTTCTGGTCGGGCGGCGACCTGCAGGCGCTGTACCAGAGCGCCGCGAACAACCGCCACTCGATCGGCGCGCTCGAACGAATCTTCGAATCCGGCATGCGCGAATTCCTGAAGGGCAAGGAAAAACGGCTCAACGATCCGGGCGCGATCCTCGACGGTGCACGACGCGCGATGCGCGCCGCGTTCCAGCGTGAAATGGACGTGCTCGAAGCGAACCTCGCGTTCCTCGCATCGGTCGGTTCGGTCAGCCCGTATATCGGTCTGTTCGGTACCGTCTGGGGGATCATGAACGCGTTCCGCGGTCTCGCGAACGTGCAGCAAGCCACGCTTGCGAACGTCGCGCCCGGCATCGCCGAAGCGCTGACCGCCACCGCGATCGGCCTGTTCGCAGCGATTCCGGCGGTGGTTGCCTACAACCGCTACGCTCACGATATCGACCGCCTCGCGATCCGCTTCGAGACCTTCATCGAAGAGTTCTCGAACATCCTGCAACGCCAGGCGCACTAA
- the tolA gene encoding cell envelope integrity protein TolA: MKRQESSYPLQPPRERGTGRAIALAVVMHLLLGYFLYHGIQWQNSTPAGAEAELWTEVPDTVLPRPVVTPPIKVAPPPVDNTEADIALQEKKRQQQEAARQAQLAEQQRQKQQADQEAQAQRQQQLAAQAAQLAAQKAADAKQKQQQQQADKLRQQQLADQQKQDQLKQAQADAKKKADADKLAKAKTDAQQTKKLDQERRARLAQMQGLAGGGDASSGDGLAKSGTGSGSGGTAASAGYAEKVQRRVRPNIVWAGDTQGLETVVAVHCAPTGTLLSATVTRSSGNAQWDDAALRAVQRSDPMPLDTNGKTPASFTITLRPAA, from the coding sequence ATGAAACGCCAGGAATCCTCGTACCCGCTCCAGCCGCCGCGTGAACGCGGCACAGGACGTGCTATTGCGCTAGCGGTGGTGATGCATCTGTTGCTCGGGTACTTCCTGTATCACGGCATCCAGTGGCAGAACAGCACGCCCGCAGGCGCCGAAGCCGAACTGTGGACCGAAGTGCCCGACACCGTATTGCCGCGGCCGGTCGTGACGCCGCCCATCAAGGTTGCTCCGCCGCCGGTCGACAACACGGAAGCGGACATCGCGCTGCAGGAAAAGAAACGCCAGCAACAGGAAGCGGCACGTCAGGCGCAGCTCGCCGAGCAGCAACGTCAGAAACAGCAGGCCGATCAGGAAGCGCAGGCGCAACGTCAGCAGCAGCTTGCTGCGCAGGCGGCACAACTGGCCGCGCAGAAAGCCGCCGATGCGAAGCAAAAGCAGCAACAGCAGCAGGCCGACAAGCTGCGGCAGCAACAGCTAGCTGACCAGCAGAAGCAGGATCAGTTGAAGCAGGCGCAGGCTGACGCGAAGAAGAAAGCCGATGCAGATAAGCTCGCGAAGGCCAAGACCGATGCGCAGCAGACGAAGAAGCTCGATCAGGAACGTCGTGCGCGGCTTGCACAGATGCAGGGGCTGGCCGGTGGCGGCGACGCTTCGAGCGGCGATGGCCTTGCGAAGAGCGGCACCGGCAGCGGCTCGGGTGGCACGGCTGCATCAGCGGGCTATGCGGAGAAGGTGCAGCGACGCGTACGACCTAACATCGTGTGGGCCGGCGATACACAGGGCCTCGAAACCGTGGTCGCAGTGCACTGTGCGCCCACCGGCACGCTGCTGAGCGCGACGGTGACGCGTAGCAGCGGCAATGCACAATGGGACGACGCGGCGTTGCGGGCGGTTCAGCGCTCCGATCCAATGCCGCTCGATACGAACGGCAAAACACCAGCGAGCTTTACGATTACATTGCGTCCGGCAGCCTGA
- the ydfG gene encoding bifunctional NADP-dependent 3-hydroxy acid dehydrogenase/3-hydroxypropionate dehydrogenase YdfG: MIVFVTGASAGFGAAIARAFVNGGHRVVATARRKDRLQALADELGERLLPFELDVRDRAAVEAAPAALPPEFAAIDVLVNNAGLALGLEPAQRAVLDDWQTMIDTNCTGLVQVTRALLPGMVERNRGHVFNLGSAAANWPYPGGNVYGATKAFVRQFSLNLRADLTGTAVRVTDVEPGLCGGTEFSNVRFRGDDQKAANVYQNVQPLTAEDIAESIYWIATRPAHVNINTIELMPVAQSFAGLSVHRG, encoded by the coding sequence ATGATCGTGTTCGTCACAGGCGCGTCCGCAGGGTTCGGCGCCGCTATTGCAAGGGCGTTCGTCAACGGCGGCCATCGGGTCGTCGCCACCGCGCGCCGCAAGGACCGCCTGCAAGCGCTCGCCGACGAGCTGGGCGAGCGCCTCCTGCCGTTCGAACTCGACGTGCGCGACCGCGCCGCCGTCGAAGCCGCGCCCGCCGCGCTGCCGCCGGAGTTCGCAGCCATCGACGTGCTGGTCAACAACGCCGGCCTCGCGCTCGGCCTGGAACCCGCCCAGCGCGCCGTGCTGGACGACTGGCAAACGATGATCGACACAAACTGCACCGGCCTTGTGCAGGTCACGCGGGCGCTGCTGCCGGGCATGGTGGAGCGTAACCGCGGGCACGTGTTCAACCTGGGTTCCGCGGCGGCCAACTGGCCGTATCCGGGCGGCAACGTCTACGGCGCGACCAAGGCGTTCGTGCGGCAGTTCAGCCTGAACCTGCGCGCCGATCTGACCGGCACCGCGGTGCGCGTCACCGATGTCGAGCCGGGGCTGTGCGGCGGCACCGAATTTTCAAACGTGCGTTTCCGCGGCGACGACCAGAAGGCGGCGAATGTCTACCAGAACGTCCAGCCGCTGACAGCCGAAGACATCGCGGAATCGATCTACTGGATCGCCACGCGGCCCGCCCACGTGAACATCAACACGATCGAGCTGATGCCGGTTGCCCAGTCGTTTGCGGGGCTGTCGGTTCATCGCGGCTGA
- a CDS encoding DUF799 domain-containing protein, translating into MFKLISLKLLSAAAVLTLLAACAGPAQRPDYTAFKKSQPRSVLVLPPINNTADVNATYGVLSQVTLPLAESGYYVIPVAPMEETFKHNGLTAATDIQQVAPAKLHDIFGADAALYMTVTQYGSVYTVLDSTTVVSASAKLIDLKTGDVLWQGTGRATGKEVGANANLNVGGGLGLIVMMAQAAVKQIAHTLSDDSVDVAALTSQRLLSAGPPNGLLYGPRSTKFGTD; encoded by the coding sequence ATGTTCAAACTCATTTCACTAAAGCTTCTGTCGGCTGCTGCTGTGCTGACCTTGCTCGCTGCATGCGCGGGGCCCGCGCAGCGTCCCGACTACACCGCATTCAAGAAGAGCCAGCCGCGTTCCGTGCTGGTACTGCCGCCGATCAACAACACGGCGGACGTGAACGCGACGTACGGGGTACTGTCGCAAGTGACGTTGCCGCTTGCCGAGTCTGGGTACTACGTGATTCCGGTCGCACCGATGGAAGAGACGTTCAAGCACAACGGTCTGACCGCGGCGACGGACATCCAGCAGGTCGCACCCGCGAAGCTTCACGACATCTTCGGCGCCGACGCAGCGCTGTATATGACGGTGACGCAGTATGGTTCGGTTTATACCGTGCTGGACAGCACAACGGTCGTCTCGGCATCGGCGAAACTCATCGATCTGAAAACGGGCGATGTGTTGTGGCAGGGAACCGGGCGAGCGACAGGCAAGGAGGTCGGCGCCAATGCCAATCTCAACGTGGGTGGCGGATTAGGACTGATCGTGATGATGGCGCAGGCAGCCGTCAAACAGATTGCGCATACGCTGAGCGATGACAGTGTCGATGTCGCAGCGTTGACGAGCCAGCGACTATTGTCTGCCGGGCCGCCGAACGGCTTGTTGTACGGTCCGCGTTCGACGAAATTTGGAACCGATTGA
- a CDS encoding CsgG/HfaB family protein produces the protein MTSTYSTLISATAIAITLSGCATEASRSLPVPVISSAQTPFAGKPTEIAVGKFDNRSSYMRGIFSDGIDRLGGQAKTILITSLQQSRRFNVLDRDNLDEIKQEAGFLKKAQAVKGANFVVTGDVTEFGRKEVGDQQLFGILGRGKEQVAYAKVNLNIVNTTTSEVVLSSQGAGEYSLSNREIIGFGGTASYDSTLNGKVLDLAIQEAVNHLVEQVDAGALNTPK, from the coding sequence AACTAGCACTTACAGCACCCTGATTTCGGCAACGGCGATTGCCATTACCTTGAGTGGCTGCGCGACCGAAGCATCGCGATCACTACCGGTACCGGTTATCAGCAGCGCGCAAACACCGTTTGCCGGCAAGCCAACCGAAATTGCAGTGGGCAAGTTCGATAACCGGTCAAGCTATATGCGCGGCATTTTCTCCGACGGTATCGATCGTCTCGGCGGCCAGGCGAAGACGATTTTGATCACCAGCCTGCAGCAAAGCCGTCGCTTCAATGTGCTGGATCGCGACAATCTTGATGAGATCAAGCAGGAAGCGGGGTTCCTGAAAAAGGCTCAGGCAGTAAAAGGTGCGAATTTCGTCGTGACCGGAGATGTCACCGAGTTCGGACGCAAGGAAGTGGGTGACCAGCAACTGTTCGGCATCCTCGGGCGCGGTAAAGAGCAGGTCGCCTACGCGAAGGTCAACCTCAACATCGTCAACACGACGACCTCCGAAGTCGTCCTGTCGAGTCAGGGCGCGGGCGAATACAGCTTGTCGAATCGCGAGATTATCGGCTTCGGTGGAACCGCCAGCTACGACTCCACGCTAAACGGCAAGGTGCTCGATCTGGCAATCCAGGAAGCGGTTAACCATCTTGTCGAACAGGTCGACGCCGGCGCGCTCAATACGCCGAAGTAA
- the nrdR gene encoding transcriptional regulator NrdR, producing the protein MRCPFCRHDDTQVVDSRVSEDGAAIRRRRRCSACDKRFTTYERTELALPAVVKKDGSRREFDRRKIVASMQLALRKRPVAAEAIDTAVARIEYQLLGSGEREVRSERLGELVMNELRALDTIAYVRFASVYRRFEDVSEFEDVIEEFRRASSPPAPVKSSRKR; encoded by the coding sequence ATGCGCTGCCCCTTCTGTCGGCATGACGATACGCAGGTCGTGGATTCCCGCGTGTCGGAAGACGGCGCGGCAATCCGTCGGCGGCGTCGCTGTTCGGCCTGCGACAAGCGTTTTACGACGTACGAGCGGACCGAACTGGCGTTGCCGGCGGTCGTCAAGAAGGATGGCAGCCGCAGGGAGTTCGACCGCCGCAAGATCGTCGCGAGCATGCAGCTCGCGTTGAGAAAGCGGCCGGTCGCCGCCGAGGCAATCGATACGGCAGTCGCCCGCATCGAATATCAACTGCTCGGCAGCGGCGAGCGTGAAGTGCGCAGCGAACGGCTCGGCGAACTCGTGATGAACGAGTTGCGTGCGCTCGATACGATTGCGTATGTGCGCTTTGCTTCTGTGTACCGACGCTTCGAAGACGTGTCCGAATTCGAGGACGTGATCGAGGAATTCCGCCGCGCTTCATCGCCTCCTGCTCCCGTCAAGTCTTCGCGCAAGCGCTGA
- the glyA gene encoding serine hydroxymethyltransferase, which produces MFDRAESTIASVDPEIWKAIEQENRRQEDHIELIASENYTSPAVMAAQGSQLTNKYAEGYPGKRYYGGCEYVDIVEQLAIDRVKQIFGAEAANVQPNSGSQANQGVFFAMLKPGDTIMGMSLAHGGHLTHGSPVNMSGKWFNVVSYGLNEAEDIDYDAAEKLAQEHKPKLIVAGASAFSLRIDFERLAKIAKSVGAYLMVDMAHYAGLIAAGVYPNPVPHADFVTTTTHKSLRGPRGGVILMKAEYEKPINSAIFPGIQGGPLMHVIAAKAVAFKEALSPEFKTYQQAVLDNARVLAETLVKRGLRIVSGRTESHVMLVDLRAKNITGKAAEAALGAAHITVNKNAIPNDPEKPFVTSGVRLGSPAMTTRGFGVAEAEQVGNLLADVLDNPEDAATIERVRTQVAALTKRFPVYR; this is translated from the coding sequence ATGTTTGACAGAGCCGAAAGCACTATCGCCAGCGTCGATCCCGAAATCTGGAAGGCGATCGAACAGGAAAACCGCCGTCAGGAAGACCACATCGAACTGATCGCGTCGGAAAACTACACGAGCCCGGCCGTCATGGCCGCCCAGGGCTCGCAACTCACCAACAAGTATGCCGAAGGCTATCCCGGCAAGCGCTACTACGGCGGCTGCGAATACGTGGACATCGTCGAGCAGCTCGCCATCGATCGCGTGAAGCAGATCTTCGGCGCCGAAGCTGCGAACGTGCAGCCGAACTCGGGCTCGCAGGCCAATCAGGGCGTGTTCTTCGCGATGCTGAAGCCGGGCGACACGATCATGGGCATGAGCCTCGCGCACGGCGGCCATCTGACGCACGGCTCGCCGGTCAACATGTCGGGCAAGTGGTTCAACGTGGTCAGCTACGGTCTGAACGAAGCCGAAGACATCGACTACGACGCCGCGGAAAAACTCGCTCAGGAACACAAGCCGAAGCTGATCGTCGCGGGCGCATCGGCGTTCTCGCTGCGCATCGACTTCGAACGTCTTGCGAAGATCGCGAAGTCGGTTGGCGCGTACCTGATGGTCGACATGGCGCACTACGCCGGTCTGATCGCTGCGGGCGTCTACCCGAACCCGGTGCCGCACGCCGACTTCGTCACGACCACCACGCACAAGAGCCTGCGCGGTCCGCGCGGCGGCGTGATCCTGATGAAGGCCGAATACGAAAAGCCGATCAACTCGGCGATCTTCCCGGGCATCCAGGGTGGTCCGCTTATGCATGTCATCGCCGCCAAGGCCGTGGCTTTCAAGGAGGCGCTGTCGCCGGAATTCAAGACGTATCAGCAGGCGGTGTTGGACAACGCACGCGTGCTTGCCGAAACGCTCGTAAAGCGCGGGCTGCGTATCGTGTCGGGTCGCACCGAGAGCCACGTCATGCTGGTCGACCTGCGTGCAAAGAACATCACGGGTAAAGCCGCGGAAGCGGCGCTCGGCGCGGCGCACATCACGGTCAACAAGAACGCGATCCCGAACGATCCGGAAAAGCCGTTCGTCACGAGCGGTGTTCGTCTCGGCTCGCCGGCCATGACGACGCGCGGTTTTGGCGTGGCGGAAGCCGAGCAGGTCGGCAACCTGCTTGCCGATGTGCTCGACAATCCGGAAGACGCCGCTACGATCGAACGCGTGCGTACCCAGGTTGCGGCCCTGACGAAGCGCTTCCCGGTTTACCGCTAG
- a CDS encoding DUF4810 domain-containing protein, with the protein MQTSVSTKGAWLSFVAASVLLTGCATNRSTPPLYQWDGYQPQVYEYFKGKTDPQAQIDVLEKSLQQIRGKGNRPPPGFHAHLGMLYASVGKDQQAASEFEAEKQSFPESSTYMDFLLKKSAQQ; encoded by the coding sequence ATGCAGACCAGTGTTTCTACTAAAGGCGCGTGGCTATCGTTCGTTGCAGCGAGCGTTTTGCTAACCGGGTGCGCCACTAACCGTTCGACTCCGCCGCTGTATCAATGGGATGGTTATCAACCGCAGGTCTACGAATACTTCAAGGGGAAAACCGATCCGCAGGCGCAGATCGACGTACTGGAGAAATCGCTGCAGCAGATCCGCGGGAAGGGTAATCGGCCGCCGCCCGGATTTCATGCGCACCTCGGGATGCTGTACGCGAGCGTCGGGAAAGATCAGCAGGCCGCGAGCGAGTTCGAGGCGGAAAAGCAGTCGTTCCCGGAATCGTCGACCTATATGGATTTTTTGCTGAAAAAATCCGCACAACAATAA
- the tolR gene encoding protein TolR yields MAGSSSSSMRGSRTRRAMADINVVPYIDVMLVLLVIFMVTAPLVAPSIVNLPTVGGAAPQQQTPPVVVNIRADGNMNVKYKDDGGATQQESMTRADLNGFITDRAQTHPDQPVVIAADKTVKYEVVMNVMSDLKARGVKRVGLLVKSQ; encoded by the coding sequence ATGGCCGGTTCCTCGTCATCCAGCATGCGCGGCAGCCGTACGCGCCGCGCGATGGCCGACATCAACGTCGTGCCGTATATCGACGTGATGCTCGTTCTGCTCGTGATCTTCATGGTGACCGCCCCGCTCGTCGCGCCGTCAATTGTCAATTTGCCGACCGTCGGTGGTGCCGCGCCCCAGCAGCAGACGCCGCCAGTCGTCGTCAACATCCGCGCCGATGGCAACATGAACGTCAAGTACAAGGACGATGGCGGCGCGACCCAGCAGGAAAGCATGACGCGCGCCGATCTGAATGGCTTCATCACCGATCGCGCGCAGACCCATCCCGATCAGCCGGTCGTGATCGCCGCGGATAAAACCGTGAAGTATGAAGTCGTGATGAACGTGATGTCCGACCTGAAGGCCCGCGGCGTCAAGCGCGTCGGGTTGCTCGTCAAATCGCAATGA
- the tolB gene encoding Tol-Pal system beta propeller repeat protein TolB, protein MSLMTKLGLRTLVASCLIAAGSAAHAQLNVLVTGVGSTQFPIATANFANETNSPQQISTIVRQDLQRSGKFTNIDAGSAPISENDSVDLGSWKAKGADAFVAGSVNQLANGQYEVRFKLYDTVKQQSLGGLVLVSPASGLRMSAHKVADYIYAKLMGSRGVFATRLSYVIKTGGRYQLQISDSDGQDAHIALSSPEPIISPAWSPDGTKVAYVSFEKKKPIVYIHDLPTGRRVIVSDQKGNNSAPAWSPDGRTLAVALSRTGNTQIFAVNADGSGLRRLTQGTSIDTEPAFSPDGQSIYFTSDRGGAPQIYRMSAQGESAGGAQRVTFTGNYNTSPRVSSDGKQLAYISRVGGAFKLYVQDLQSGVATGLTDTTHDESPSFAANGQYILYATQVNGRGVLAAVSTDGRTRQVLSVQGGSVREPSWGPFMQ, encoded by the coding sequence ATGAGTTTGATGACCAAGCTAGGCCTGCGAACACTGGTCGCGTCGTGCCTGATTGCGGCAGGAAGCGCTGCGCACGCACAGCTCAACGTGCTGGTAACCGGTGTCGGGTCGACGCAGTTCCCGATCGCCACCGCGAATTTTGCGAATGAGACGAATTCCCCTCAGCAGATCAGCACAATCGTGCGTCAGGATCTGCAACGCAGCGGCAAATTCACCAATATCGATGCAGGCAGCGCACCCATTTCCGAAAACGATTCAGTCGACCTCGGCAGCTGGAAGGCCAAGGGCGCGGACGCGTTCGTCGCGGGCAGCGTGAACCAGCTCGCGAACGGTCAATACGAAGTGCGTTTTAAACTGTACGACACCGTCAAGCAGCAAAGCCTTGGCGGTCTCGTGCTGGTGAGTCCCGCGAGCGGACTGCGCATGAGCGCGCACAAGGTTGCCGACTACATCTATGCGAAGCTGATGGGCTCGCGCGGCGTGTTTGCCACGCGCCTGTCATACGTGATCAAGACCGGTGGCCGCTACCAGTTGCAGATCTCCGATTCGGACGGACAGGACGCGCACATCGCGCTGTCGAGCCCCGAACCGATCATCTCGCCGGCATGGTCGCCGGACGGTACGAAGGTCGCATACGTATCGTTTGAAAAGAAGAAGCCGATCGTCTATATCCACGACCTGCCTACCGGTCGTCGCGTGATCGTCTCGGACCAGAAGGGCAACAACAGTGCGCCGGCATGGTCGCCTGACGGTCGCACGCTCGCGGTCGCACTGTCGCGCACCGGCAATACGCAGATCTTCGCGGTCAATGCGGACGGCAGCGGCCTGCGCCGGTTGACGCAAGGCACCTCGATCGATACCGAACCTGCCTTCTCTCCCGACGGACAATCCATTTATTTCACAAGCGATCGCGGTGGCGCACCGCAGATCTACCGCATGTCCGCCCAGGGCGAAAGTGCCGGCGGCGCGCAGCGCGTGACGTTCACGGGCAACTACAACACGAGCCCGCGCGTGAGTTCGGACGGCAAGCAGCTTGCCTATATCTCGCGCGTCGGCGGCGCATTCAAGCTATACGTGCAGGATCTGCAGTCCGGCGTTGCGACCGGGCTCACCGACACGACACATGACGAATCGCCGAGCTTCGCAGCGAATGGTCAGTACATTCTTTACGCCACTCAGGTGAACGGCCGTGGCGTGTTGGCGGCAGTGTCGACCGATGGTCGCACCCGGCAGGTCCTGTCCGTTCAGGGCGGTAGCGTACGCGAGCCGTCCTGGGGCCCGTTTATGCAATAA
- the pal gene encoding peptidoglycan-associated lipoprotein Pal: MMSKLRIAFAVLMVGALAACHSGVKLDDNANKGGAVQTQPNPTDVAQVNVDPLNDPNSPLAKRSVYFDFDAYSVKDDYQPLLQAHAQYLKSHPERHVLIQGNTDERGTSEYNLALGQKRAEAVRRALSLLGVQDSQMEAVSLGKEKPQATGHDESSWAQNRRADLVYQQ, encoded by the coding sequence ATGATGTCCAAACTTCGTATCGCATTTGCGGTCCTGATGGTCGGTGCACTGGCTGCGTGTCATTCGGGCGTGAAGCTCGACGACAACGCCAACAAGGGCGGCGCGGTCCAGACGCAACCGAACCCGACCGACGTGGCCCAGGTCAACGTCGACCCGCTGAATGATCCGAACAGCCCGCTCGCCAAGCGCAGCGTGTACTTCGACTTCGACGCTTACTCGGTGAAGGACGACTACCAGCCGCTGCTGCAGGCACATGCGCAATATCTGAAGAGCCATCCGGAACGTCACGTGCTGATCCAGGGCAATACCGACGAACGCGGCACGAGCGAGTACAACCTGGCACTGGGCCAGAAGCGTGCTGAAGCTGTGCGTCGCGCGCTGTCGCTGCTCGGCGTGCAGGATTCGCAGATGGAGGCTGTGAGCCTCGGCAAGGAAAAGCCGCAAGCGACGGGTCATGACGAATCGTCGTGGGCCCAGAACCGCCGTGCTGACCTCGTGTATCAACAGTAA